One region of Methanobrevibacter thaueri genomic DNA includes:
- a CDS encoding MATE family efflux transporter: MYERNYKLLRSKFGEFFFPTLFTSMAGNICLFVDGLMVSFLIGASNLAPIQIVAPVITFVNLIYWMIGLGGSVLCSVSKAEFDDEKSNGYFSVSIISLVSIGLLITLFGLLFSGNIAHFLCMSQPELTADVSSYFVALIIGMPFLCYMMSLSYFIRADGIPALPFRAILIANIVNICFDVIYIKFFGMGLSGAALATSTGYIVGSVLISYYFLKKERTLEFIKLKVNSFFNFFKKIATSGFSSASTQLYLTLKLLVINFLVGIYVGKSGVVAFGICYNSLFILYIFLIGTAQTMSPIVSVYFKEEDYSGVNYVVKRSLKIVLASSLALSVLFIVYPQALLFLYSVKNPADVPVVLNALRIFAISYVGTAITFLYTFYSQAIQKNQLSTIISLLEGFVLPISAAFILSYAIGGNGIWISFAIAEALTILFIFGYSRYINKKTNGEYAGFFINKHNDDKVFEHTISGDVEEAVNLAHDVQDYLSGNKSAALVSLAIEEMLVNIINTNENVDTIDVIVRDNEENILISVKDTGVEFNPVVENEHLEFDNISVLNKIADKIDYSRVLGLNSTVITIKN, encoded by the coding sequence ATGTATGAGAGAAATTATAAATTATTGCGAAGTAAATTTGGGGAATTTTTCTTCCCTACATTATTCACATCAATGGCGGGCAATATCTGTCTGTTTGTAGATGGACTGATGGTAAGTTTCTTGATTGGTGCAAGCAATCTTGCACCGATTCAGATTGTCGCTCCGGTAATCACTTTTGTCAATCTTATCTACTGGATGATTGGATTGGGGGGCAGTGTACTTTGTTCAGTTTCAAAAGCGGAATTTGACGATGAAAAAAGTAATGGCTACTTTTCGGTATCAATCATTTCACTCGTATCGATTGGATTATTGATTACCCTCTTTGGATTGTTGTTTTCGGGCAATATTGCACATTTCTTATGCATGTCCCAGCCGGAATTGACTGCGGATGTCAGCAGTTATTTCGTAGCATTGATAATAGGAATGCCTTTCTTATGTTATATGATGAGCTTGTCTTATTTCATAAGGGCTGACGGTATTCCTGCATTGCCTTTCAGAGCAATATTGATTGCAAACATTGTCAATATCTGTTTTGATGTAATTTATATCAAGTTTTTTGGTATGGGACTTTCAGGTGCCGCATTGGCTACCTCAACAGGGTACATTGTTGGATCCGTTTTAATTTCATATTATTTCCTTAAGAAAGAACGCACTTTGGAATTCATTAAGTTGAAAGTGAATTCATTCTTCAATTTCTTTAAGAAAATTGCGACTTCAGGATTTTCATCCGCATCAACTCAATTGTATTTAACATTAAAATTGCTTGTCATAAACTTTTTGGTTGGTATTTATGTCGGAAAATCAGGTGTTGTTGCATTCGGTATCTGTTATAACAGCTTATTCATATTGTACATTTTCCTGATTGGAACTGCACAGACAATGTCTCCAATAGTGTCCGTTTACTTTAAGGAGGAGGACTATTCAGGCGTTAATTATGTCGTGAAAAGATCTTTAAAGATTGTTCTGGCTTCAAGTTTGGCGCTATCCGTTTTATTCATTGTTTATCCTCAAGCGTTATTGTTCCTGTATAGCGTCAAAAATCCGGCTGATGTTCCTGTTGTATTGAATGCATTAAGGATATTTGCAATAAGCTATGTCGGAACTGCAATCACATTCCTATATACGTTTTATTCCCAGGCAATTCAAAAGAATCAGTTATCCACTATCATTTCATTGCTTGAAGGTTTTGTCTTGCCAATCTCTGCCGCTTTCATACTTTCCTATGCAATCGGCGGAAACGGTATTTGGATTTCATTTGCAATAGCTGAGGCACTGACAATACTGTTCATCTTCGGTTATTCAAGATACATTAATAAAAAGACCAATGGTGAATACGCAGGATTTTTCATCAATAAGCACAATGATGATAAAGTGTTTGAGCATACCATTTCCGGGGATGTTGAAGAGGCGGTTAATCTGGCCCATGATGTTCAGGATTACCTAAGCGGCAACAAGTCAGCGGCTTTAGTGAGTCTGGCCATTGAGGAAATGCTTGTAAACATCATCAACACCAATGAAAACGTTGACACAATAGATGTTATCGTTCGGGATAATGAGGAGAACATTCTGATTTCCGTTAAGGACACTGGTGTCGAATTCAATCCTGTTGTTGAAAATGAACATCTTGAATTTGACAATATTTCTGTTTTAAATAAAATTGCGGATAAAATTGATTATTCAAGGGTTTTAGGTTTAAACAGTACGGTAATAACTATCAAAAATTAG
- a CDS encoding non-ribosomal peptide synthetase, producing the protein MDLFSLSSAQKMLLFSEIENPHNDSFYLAFRKNYDLDDFENVKSAIECISREYLNLQIKHDENGEFKQYFADNDVVVDSFDVSDENLDDFIKDYLDNPFDDVFDSPLYKWAVLKTEGSTVLIGVVQHILLDGTSLYSIVPREIDRYMACIKDDEEYVPIDYSYESYVEDELDYLNSDDAKADKEYWLDALKGYTQDWYSFDDSEFGFFELFFDQIPDFEYSPFIISLALNFLYLSKSKKGNDSFKDMVLNTSVHGRYFNQDDALGMFVNTIPLRLAYDEDLSFDELLAYSKSVLKEGLSHAKLQFSEYTTDLRNMGIDPDCISMFSIVSNSTDYDSKFLSFQKDIKFPLHFRINKNYSDKDGLQSIFIEYDKACFSKREIEFIADGLRDLLRQVMEDSTKKCSEYKVNEVEFFKAENYYSNLINSFDNPTTISPDVSGDKERFVKISKPIDIEKLKYLSGEYRLSKEKFLLATFLYNLTKFSFSKDILIAYDRVAAGYHFNTDMTVQQYFDDFKKSFREYKSYPLLNNKKLNFESEVLFVVDEYDKKDYKLVFNFESGNINISYDESFYSKELMETFLDSMDVLFDRFSSPDELLKDISIRREIELDEGFEINLANEGIVNKVFENIAAENPQKTILYAEDGELTYDELNRKANKIANGLIKRGVDIEDRVMFMMRRNSDLIAAVLGIVKAGAAFIPIDPNYPKNRINQILEDSDSKFVITSSEIDYNGENRIDVDELLMGDDDSNPDVVLTPDNLCFLIYTSGSTGKPKGVMITHRGITNYVANVEENVPIYELNHKCNKFISISTVSFIVFLREIFGTILNGLPVVFANDEQAVDPLELVGLFKATDAEGFGSTPTRLLEYLQLEEIQDVVGKCNVIIVGGEGFPPVLYDRLSKYTNADIYNSYGPTEVTIASHYKLIDSNEVTAGWEMLNVVDKIMDIDGNQLPAYVTGEIYVGGAGIARGYLNNPEQTEKVFLTLNDIPYYNTGDLGKKDVHGELYVSGRNDTQIKLRGLRIELSEIEGAIANYENVSLSKVVVKKLNNVEHLCAYFTASCDIDIEDMRQCLIDSLPEYMVPSYFTQLESFPKTPNGKTDFKNLPDPEIDIDEFIKPRTDIEKELFDIVSDILGVDEFGVNTDLFNIGLTSLSVIKLTSAIYNKMNAQLNVTEILKYKTIEKIASEIKIVDDEESDVQEFYPLTSNQLGVYFDCIKDPDNTAYNLPKKMEFSEGIDVDKLKSAIITAIENHPYLKTIMVMENGEVYQQRRDGLKVDDLIEVVDEANIDEFVKPFKLDEGPLFRFKIVGNSMLLADFHHIIVDGTSLNILFDEISKIYDGKDYELEELDGFEYSLNEIKTEQSSLYKEAELFFAHKVQEFDDATLIAQDINGDESEGNAAMRDVFLDKETIDEFCKKSNLSQNNLFLAATSFVLNKFVYNRDILIATITNGRFNPNQQKTLAMMVKTLPLALKLNSDSSLNEYLEYINGEWLNVLAYSSYPLTEISNKFDIAPEILYAYHGKIIEDIEIGGMNVERQSLDYEGLKFKININVVEVDGQYRIFCEYNDQLYSETLINTFLDCIRIVLNKFMTFNGNTLMKDISIIENDDWGVDDLEYDDIPEDRLNKIFENQVELHPDRVILYADDGEFTYVELNEKANRIAHSLIKKGVGPEDRIMFILNRNSNVIASAFGILKAGAAFIPVDSEYPSERIEHVLTDSESKYIIVDDVIEKKGIDLSQYSDNLLDVNELLKEEDTSNPDPDVHANNMAYLIYTSGSTGLPKGVILEHGNIANFVYPDPRNVCTYELVHNLEKEDYKVLSTTTVAFDVFQQELMGSLLNGVPMVFANDTEYKDPIEMMDLIHRSGANVYVATPSRILQYLEIEAMQETMYGFKVYIHAGEPFSARLYELLSENSNGKIFNMYGPTETTVYCNGQLLESSDIHIGKALFNVHEMVMDFDSNPLPPNVIGELFIAGKGVSREYLNRPENNAKAYEIINGVRFYHSGDFVKVTEDGDYYVFGRMDNQIKLRGLRIEIGEIEVGLSKFPGIKSVAVVVKKIKGNDHLCAYFTVHDEYKDENREENGYSIDIDELKASLGEKLVYYMVPTVYMELDEMPQTANGKTDLRNLPEPVLITEYVAPENDIEAFFANLFAEILGLDEVSVTDNFFEIGGTSLLVTKITMEALNRNYNLSYGDVFSNPTPRALSEFILSDETMDKKEELSYDYSQINDLLKKNNLETILDGGIQDSLGNILLTGATGFLGIHVLREILDNETGDVYCFIRANKVLSGEERLRSLLFYYFSDEYEEVFAERLHVIEGDITNFEDFENLINEKIDTIVNCAANVKHFSSGTDIEDINLGGVINGLKFAKMKDAKYVQVSTYSIAGESINNYPPVDVKFTENDLFIGQAVDNQYLNSKFLAERAVLEAAVNDDLDVKIMRVGNLMARSSDSEFQINFESNGFINRLKAFVTIGKMPYSMLMNNVEFSPIDVTAKAILGLSKTPKECTVFHPYDYHSVSFGDIIDIIKPLGLDIEPAEDDDYENALDEALADKSKQEGVSGLITSIGSGKVKKIWMPVDNTFTIQALYRLGIKWPFISEDYIYNFIKYLDDLDFFSL; encoded by the coding sequence ATGGATTTGTTTAGCTTGTCTTCGGCTCAGAAAATGTTGCTGTTTTCTGAGATAGAAAATCCTCATAATGATTCTTTTTATCTTGCATTTAGAAAGAATTATGATTTGGATGATTTTGAAAATGTAAAATCAGCTATAGAGTGTATTTCCAGGGAATATCTGAATTTACAAATTAAGCATGATGAAAATGGGGAATTCAAACAATATTTTGCTGATAATGATGTTGTTGTTGATTCATTTGACGTTTCAGATGAAAACCTTGATGATTTCATAAAAGATTATCTTGATAATCCGTTTGATGATGTTTTCGACTCCCCATTATATAAATGGGCCGTTTTAAAAACAGAAGGGTCTACAGTGCTTATTGGTGTCGTGCAACATATTTTGCTTGACGGAACATCACTTTACTCAATAGTTCCCCGTGAAATTGACAGGTATATGGCCTGCATTAAAGATGATGAGGAATATGTTCCGATTGATTATTCATATGAATCATATGTTGAAGACGAGTTGGATTATCTCAATTCCGATGATGCAAAAGCCGACAAGGAATACTGGCTGGATGCCTTAAAAGGTTACACTCAGGATTGGTATTCATTTGATGATTCCGAATTCGGATTTTTCGAGCTGTTTTTCGATCAAATTCCTGATTTCGAGTATTCTCCATTCATCATCTCATTGGCACTTAATTTTTTATACCTTTCAAAATCTAAAAAAGGCAATGATTCATTTAAGGACATGGTATTGAACACTTCCGTTCATGGAAGGTACTTCAATCAGGATGACGCCTTAGGAATGTTCGTTAATACAATTCCTTTAAGACTGGCCTACGATGAGGATTTATCATTCGATGAGCTGCTCGCCTATTCAAAAAGCGTTTTAAAGGAAGGTTTGAGCCATGCAAAATTGCAATTCAGTGAATACACAACAGATTTGAGAAACATGGGTATCGATCCGGATTGCATTTCAATGTTTTCAATCGTATCCAATTCCACAGATTATGATTCAAAATTCTTAAGTTTCCAGAAGGACATTAAATTTCCGCTTCACTTCAGAATAAACAAGAATTATTCCGATAAAGACGGTTTGCAATCCATATTTATAGAGTATGACAAGGCATGTTTCAGCAAAAGGGAAATTGAATTCATTGCAGACGGTCTGAGAGATTTGCTAAGGCAGGTAATGGAAGATTCCACCAAGAAATGCAGCGAATACAAGGTAAATGAAGTCGAATTTTTCAAGGCGGAAAATTATTACAGCAACTTAATTAATTCATTTGACAATCCAACCACAATTTCTCCGGATGTAAGCGGGGACAAAGAGAGATTCGTAAAAATATCCAAGCCAATTGACATTGAAAAGTTAAAGTATCTGTCCGGAGAATACCGCTTGTCAAAAGAAAAATTCCTGCTTGCAACATTTTTATATAACCTGACCAAATTCTCATTTTCAAAGGATATCCTAATTGCATATGACCGTGTTGCTGCAGGATATCACTTCAATACAGACATGACCGTTCAACAATACTTCGATGACTTCAAAAAATCTTTCAGGGAATATAAGAGCTACCCTCTCTTGAACAACAAAAAATTGAACTTTGAAAGTGAAGTACTGTTCGTGGTGGACGAATACGATAAAAAGGATTACAAATTGGTATTCAATTTTGAAAGCGGAAATATCAACATCAGTTACGATGAATCATTCTACTCAAAAGAATTAATGGAAACATTCTTGGATTCAATGGATGTTCTGTTTGACAGGTTCTCTTCTCCTGATGAATTGCTTAAGGACATTTCCATAAGGCGTGAAATTGAACTTGATGAAGGCTTTGAAATCAATCTTGCAAATGAGGGAATCGTAAATAAGGTATTTGAAAATATTGCGGCTGAAAATCCTCAAAAAACAATACTTTATGCTGAGGATGGTGAACTCACCTATGATGAATTAAACAGAAAAGCAAATAAGATAGCTAACGGTTTAATCAAAAGGGGAGTCGACATCGAAGACAGAGTAATGTTCATGATGAGAAGGAACAGCGATTTGATTGCAGCTGTTTTGGGTATCGTCAAAGCGGGAGCGGCATTCATTCCAATCGATCCGAATTATCCGAAAAACAGAATCAACCAGATTCTGGAGGATAGTGATTCCAAATTTGTTATAACATCTTCAGAAATAGACTATAATGGCGAAAACAGAATTGATGTTGATGAATTGCTGATGGGGGATGATGATTCAAATCCTGATGTTGTTTTGACTCCGGATAATTTATGTTTCTTAATTTACACTTCAGGATCAACCGGAAAACCTAAGGGGGTCATGATTACTCACAGGGGAATCACAAACTATGTGGCGAATGTTGAGGAGAACGTTCCGATTTACGAATTGAACCACAAGTGCAATAAGTTCATATCAATTTCTACAGTTTCATTTATCGTATTCTTAAGGGAAATATTCGGTACAATTCTAAACGGATTGCCTGTAGTGTTTGCAAATGATGAACAGGCCGTTGATCCTTTGGAATTGGTCGGATTGTTCAAGGCAACTGATGCAGAAGGATTCGGTTCCACACCAACCAGATTGCTCGAATACCTGCAGCTTGAAGAAATTCAGGATGTTGTCGGAAAGTGCAATGTGATTATTGTCGGTGGTGAAGGATTCCCTCCAGTATTATATGACAGATTATCAAAATACACAAATGCAGACATCTATAATTCATATGGGCCAACAGAAGTGACAATCGCTTCACATTATAAGTTAATAGACTCCAATGAGGTTACTGCAGGATGGGAAATGCTGAATGTAGTTGATAAGATAATGGATATTGATGGAAATCAGCTGCCTGCTTATGTGACTGGTGAAATTTATGTTGGTGGAGCTGGAATTGCAAGAGGATACCTGAACAACCCTGAACAAACTGAAAAGGTCTTTTTAACATTAAATGATATTCCATATTATAATACAGGGGATTTGGGTAAAAAAGATGTCCATGGAGAGTTGTATGTTTCAGGACGTAACGACACTCAAATCAAACTCAGAGGATTGAGGATAGAGTTGTCTGAAATTGAGGGTGCAATTGCAAATTATGAAAATGTCTCCCTTTCAAAGGTTGTTGTTAAAAAACTCAACAACGTGGAACACTTATGCGCTTATTTCACAGCATCCTGTGATATTGACATTGAGGACATGAGACAGTGTCTGATTGATTCCTTGCCTGAATATATGGTTCCGTCATATTTCACACAGCTTGAATCATTCCCTAAAACTCCTAATGGAAAAACAGACTTTAAAAATTTACCTGATCCAGAAATTGACATTGATGAATTCATAAAACCAAGAACTGATATTGAAAAAGAGCTATTTGATATAGTCTCTGATATTTTGGGAGTCGATGAATTCGGTGTAAACACTGATTTGTTCAATATAGGACTCACTTCCCTGTCTGTAATCAAATTAACTTCAGCAATTTATAATAAAATGAATGCACAGCTGAACGTTACTGAAATATTGAAATATAAAACAATAGAAAAGATTGCATCTGAAATTAAAATAGTTGATGATGAAGAATCCGATGTTCAGGAATTCTATCCGTTAACTTCAAATCAGCTTGGAGTTTACTTTGACTGCATCAAAGATCCTGATAACACTGCCTACAACCTTCCAAAGAAAATGGAATTCAGTGAAGGCATTGATGTGGATAAGCTCAAGTCAGCAATCATAACCGCCATTGAAAATCACCCTTATCTAAAAACAATAATGGTAATGGAAAATGGTGAGGTTTATCAGCAAAGAAGGGACGGCCTAAAAGTCGATGACTTGATTGAGGTTGTTGATGAAGCCAATATTGATGAATTTGTAAAGCCTTTCAAACTTGATGAGGGACCACTGTTCAGATTCAAGATAGTCGGAAACTCAATGCTGCTTGCCGATTTCCACCATATCATTGTGGATGGGACTTCCCTAAACATTTTATTTGATGAAATCTCAAAAATCTACGATGGAAAGGATTATGAGCTTGAAGAACTTGACGGATTCGAGTATTCCTTAAATGAAATTAAAACGGAACAGTCCTCATTATATAAGGAAGCTGAATTGTTCTTCGCCCATAAGGTTCAGGAATTTGATGACGCAACACTGATTGCCCAGGACATCAACGGTGATGAATCCGAGGGCAATGCTGCAATGAGGGATGTTTTCCTTGATAAGGAAACTATTGACGAGTTCTGTAAGAAATCAAACCTCAGTCAGAATAATCTGTTCCTTGCTGCAACTTCATTTGTTTTAAACAAATTCGTTTACAACAGAGATATATTGATTGCAACAATCACTAACGGCAGATTCAATCCAAATCAGCAAAAAACATTGGCCATGATGGTTAAGACATTGCCGTTGGCATTGAAATTAAATTCAGATTCAAGTCTTAATGAATATCTGGAGTACATTAATGGGGAATGGCTGAATGTACTGGCATATTCATCATATCCTCTAACCGAAATTTCAAATAAATTCGACATCGCTCCTGAAATATTATACGCATATCACGGAAAAATCATCGAAGACATTGAAATCGGCGGAATGAATGTTGAAAGGCAATCCCTTGACTATGAAGGTCTGAAATTCAAGATTAACATAAATGTGGTTGAAGTGGATGGCCAATACAGGATATTCTGTGAATACAACGATCAGCTATACTCTGAAACATTGATTAACACTTTCCTTGACTGTATCAGAATAGTCTTAAACAAATTCATGACATTCAACGGAAATACACTCATGAAGGACATTTCAATCATTGAAAATGATGATTGGGGCGTCGATGATTTGGAATATGATGATATTCCTGAAGACAGGCTGAATAAGATATTTGAAAATCAGGTCGAATTGCATCCGGACAGGGTCATCTTATATGCGGATGACGGCGAGTTCACTTATGTGGAGCTAAACGAAAAGGCTAATAGGATTGCTCACAGTCTCATCAAGAAAGGAGTCGGTCCTGAAGATAGGATAATGTTCATACTGAACAGAAACAGTAATGTGATTGCATCTGCATTCGGTATTCTAAAGGCAGGTGCAGCTTTCATTCCGGTTGACTCTGAATATCCTTCAGAAAGAATTGAGCATGTTCTAACAGACAGTGAATCAAAATACATCATTGTGGATGATGTCATTGAGAAAAAAGGCATAGACTTGTCCCAATATAGCGATAATTTGCTGGATGTCAATGAACTTCTTAAGGAAGAGGACACTTCCAACCCTGACCCTGATGTGCATGCAAACAATATGGCATATCTCATTTACACTTCAGGTTCCACAGGACTTCCAAAAGGAGTAATATTGGAGCATGGAAACATTGCAAACTTTGTTTATCCTGACCCTAGAAATGTCTGTACATATGAACTGGTCCACAATCTTGAAAAAGAGGATTACAAGGTATTGTCCACTACAACTGTAGCTTTCGACGTATTCCAGCAGGAACTGATGGGATCTCTGTTGAATGGAGTTCCAATGGTATTTGCAAATGATACCGAATACAAGGACCCTATTGAAATGATGGATTTAATCCACAGGTCCGGAGCGAATGTCTACGTTGCTACACCTTCACGTATTCTACAATATCTGGAAATTGAAGCGATGCAGGAAACAATGTACGGATTTAAAGTTTATATTCATGCGGGAGAGCCGTTCTCAGCAAGATTATATGAATTGCTCAGCGAAAACTCCAACGGAAAAATCTTTAACATGTATGGTCCGACTGAAACAACCGTCTACTGTAACGGTCAATTGCTTGAAAGTTCAGACATCCATATAGGTAAGGCACTGTTCAATGTGCATGAGATGGTTATGGATTTCGATTCCAATCCTTTACCTCCAAATGTCATTGGTGAGCTATTCATTGCGGGAAAAGGTGTTTCAAGAGAATATCTGAACCGTCCGGAAAATAATGCCAAAGCATATGAGATTATTAATGGTGTCAGATTCTATCATTCCGGAGACTTTGTCAAAGTCACTGAAGACGGGGACTATTATGTATTCGGAAGAATGGACAACCAAATCAAGCTCAGAGGTTTGAGAATTGAAATAGGCGAGATTGAAGTGGGCCTTTCAAAATTCCCTGGAATCAAATCTGTTGCGGTTGTTGTTAAAAAAATCAAGGGCAACGATCATCTGTGTGCATATTTCACAGTTCATGATGAATATAAGGATGAAAATCGTGAAGAAAATGGTTATTCCATTGATATTGACGAGCTGAAAGCATCCCTTGGTGAAAAATTGGTATATTACATGGTTCCAACAGTCTACATGGAGCTTGATGAAATGCCTCAAACCGCAAACGGAAAAACAGACCTGAGAAACTTGCCTGAACCGGTTTTAATCACTGAATATGTTGCTCCTGAAAACGACATTGAAGCATTCTTTGCAAACCTGTTTGCTGAAATCCTGGGACTTGACGAAGTAAGTGTCACTGACAATTTCTTTGAAATCGGTGGAACTTCACTTTTAGTTACTAAAATCACTATGGAAGCTTTAAACAGAAACTATAATTTAAGTTATGGTGATGTTTTCTCAAATCCGACTCCAAGGGCATTGTCAGAATTTATCCTCTCTGATGAAACAATGGACAAAAAAGAGGAATTATCCTATGACTATTCACAAATCAATGATCTGCTCAAGAAAAACAATCTTGAAACAATACTTGATGGTGGAATTCAGGATAGCTTAGGCAATATTCTGCTTACCGGTGCAACAGGATTTTTAGGAATACACGTGCTTCGTGAAATACTTGATAATGAAACAGGGGACGTTTACTGTTTCATCAGGGCCAATAAGGTATTGAGCGGTGAAGAAAGATTGAGATCTCTACTGTTCTATTACTTCTCCGATGAATATGAAGAGGTATTCGCAGAAAGATTGCATGTCATTGAAGGGGACATCACTAACTTTGAAGACTTTGAAAATCTTATAAATGAGAAAATCGATACCATAGTTAACTGTGCTGCCAACGTTAAGCACTTCTCATCCGGAACAGATATTGAAGACATTAACCTTGGTGGTGTAATAAACGGACTTAAATTTGCAAAGATGAAAGATGCAAAATACGTCCAGGTTTCCACATACAGTATTGCCGGTGAAAGTATAAACAATTATCCTCCGGTTGATGTCAAATTCACGGAAAATGATTTGTTCATTGGTCAGGCTGTTGACAATCAATATCTCAATTCCAAATTCTTGGCAGAACGTGCGGTTCTAGAAGCTGCCGTCAATGACGATTTGGACGTTAAAATCATGAGGGTTGGAAACCTGATGGCAAGAAGCTCTGACAGTGAATTCCAAATCAACTTTGAATCAAATGGTTTCATCAATCGTTTAAAGGCATTCGTAACAATTGGAAAAATGCCATATTCAATGCTAATGAATAATGTTGAATTTTCACCGATTGATGTGACTGCAAAAGCAATTTTAGGTCTTTCAAAGACTCCTAAAGAATGTACAGTTTTCCATCCATACGATTATCACAGCGTTTCCTTTGGAGACATAATCGACATTATCAAACCTTTAGGATTGGATATTGAACCTGCTGAGGATGACGATTATGAAAATGCTTTAGATGAAGCGCTTGCAGATAAATCAAAACAGGAAGGTGTGTCAGGCCTTATCACTTCAATAGGTTCCGGAAAGGTCAAAAAGATTTGGATGCCTGTTGACAATACATTCACTATTCAGGCGCTTTATCGTTTGGGCATTAAATGGCCATTCATATCTGAAGACTACATCTATAATTTCATAAAATATCTGGATGATTTGGACTTCTTTAGTCTATAG
- a CDS encoding phosphopantothenoylcysteine decarboxylase domain-containing protein, translating to MIKGKKILISLGGTYEPIDSVRGITNKSSGKMGLALAREAYIRGADLTLVVANVSVEIPSVFDVIHVETGKEMNDVVLKLIPSYDIFISTAAVSDFEFNRKSDKKIDSSNSLFLDLKPATKIIRQIKKVNPDIFLVGFKAEFNISRDEIIECARKQISDAGTDLVVANDISRDCCQFGSDNNEVLIVDEDVLVVPLASKREIAKEIFDVISKKV from the coding sequence ATGATTAAAGGTAAGAAGATTCTTATAAGTCTCGGAGGAACTTATGAGCCTATTGATTCTGTAAGGGGAATTACCAATAAGTCCTCCGGTAAAATGGGATTGGCTCTTGCACGTGAGGCTTATATCCGTGGAGCGGATTTGACATTGGTTGTGGCTAATGTCAGTGTAGAGATTCCTTCTGTTTTTGATGTCATTCATGTTGAGACAGGCAAGGAAATGAATGATGTGGTTTTAAAGCTGATTCCTTCTTATGACATTTTCATTTCCACTGCTGCGGTTTCCGATTTTGAATTTAATCGGAAGTCCGATAAGAAGATTGATTCATCAAATTCTCTGTTTTTAGATTTGAAACCGGCAACTAAAATAATTCGTCAGATTAAGAAGGTGAATCCTGATATTTTTCTGGTTGGATTCAAGGCGGAGTTCAACATCTCAAGGGATGAGATTATCGAGTGTGCCCGAAAGCAGATTTCCGATGCCGGCACCGACTTGGTTGTTGCCAATGACATTTCCAGGGATTGCTGTCAATTCGGATCCGACAACAATGAGGTTCTGATTGTTGATGAGGATGTGTTGGTCGTGCCGTTGGCTTCAAAAAGGGAGATTGCCAAAGAGATTTTTGATGTAATTTCCAAAAAGGTGTAG
- a CDS encoding flavoprotein translates to MIILCVTGSIAATESIKLARELRREGMEVKCFMSESACEIISPNAMEFATGNEVVTKLTGKIEHVRYSQEDLILVAPATANTISKFAHKIADNPISTLLITAQGHDTPIIFVPSMHDSMYRAIKENIEKIKDEGTATFIKPRMDEGKAKFPSKEDIVLESLRVINLNKED, encoded by the coding sequence ATGATAATATTATGTGTTACAGGTAGCATTGCAGCTACAGAATCCATTAAGTTAGCACGAGAGCTTAGAAGAGAAGGCATGGAAGTCAAATGTTTCATGAGCGAGTCCGCATGTGAGATAATCAGTCCGAATGCCATGGAATTTGCAACAGGCAATGAGGTCGTGACCAAACTGACGGGCAAAATCGAGCATGTCAGATATTCCCAGGAGGATTTGATTTTGGTTGCGCCGGCTACTGCAAACACAATTTCCAAATTCGCCCATAAGATTGCGGACAATCCTATCTCAACCCTTTTAATCACCGCTCAAGGACATGACACTCCAATCATCTTTGTGCCATCAATGCATGACTCAATGTATAGGGCGATCAAGGAAAACATTGAAAAGATTAAAGATGAGGGAACCGCAACATTCATCAAGCCGAGAATGGATGAAGGAAAAGCCAAGTTCCCATCAAAAGAGGACATTGTTCTTGAATCATTGAGGGTAATTAACTTAAATAAAGAAGATTAG